The following are from one region of the Silene latifolia isolate original U9 population chromosome 9, ASM4854445v1, whole genome shotgun sequence genome:
- the LOC141598423 gene encoding em-like protein GEA6: MSSEQEKKQLDERARQGETVVPGGTGGHSLEAQQHLAQGRSRGGQTRKEQLGSEGYQQMGRKGGQSTGNRAGGERTEEDKDADDFEDPDFRTTNT, translated from the exons ATGTCGTCGGAGCAAGAGAAAAAGCAGCTTGACGAGAGGGCAAGGCAGGGTGAAACGGTCGTACCCGGTGGGACCGGGGGTCACAGCCTCGAAGCCCAACAACACCTTGCTCAAg GAAGGAGTCGGGGAGGGCAAACTCGGAAGGAGCAGCTTGGTAGCGAAGGTTATCAACAGATGGGCCGTAAAGGTGGACAAAGTACCGGAAACCGGGCAGGTGGTGAGCGCACCGAGGAGGATAAAGATGCTGATGACTTTGAGGACCCTGATTTCCGAACTACCAACACCTGA
- the LOC141602052 gene encoding uncharacterized protein LOC141602052 — MLDLGASINVIPYAIYEKLKLGPLKDTSVVIQLVDRSSVYPKGVVENVMVGVGKLVFPADLCFGHENEAGVIPVLLGRPFLKTAGTKIDVSKGSLTMEFNGTVVKFEITKPNSHSPAVHSLCAIDTFVNHDLSKCRKSPIPRKVSTILQESPPKYQICVIL, encoded by the coding sequence ATGTTAGATTTAGGGGCATCTATTAATGTCATCCCCTATGCTATTTATGAAAAACTCAAACTTGGACCTTTAAAAGACACTAGTGTAGTAATTCAACTGGTTGATAGGTCTAGTGTGTATCCTAAGGGGGTTGTGGAGAATGTCATGGTTGGTGTTGGTAAGTTAGTCTTTCCGGCTGACTTATGTTTTGGACATGAAAATGAGGCAGGTGTTATACCAGTCTTATTAGGGAGACCATTCTTGAAGACTGCAGGTACTAAGATTGATGTCTCAAAAGGGTCTCTTACCATGGAATTTAATGGGACCGTTGTTAAATTTGAAATCACTAAACCCAACTCCCACTCTCCTGCGGTTCATTCTTTGTGTGCTATAGACACTTTTGTTAATCATGATTTATCTAAGTGCCGGAAGTCTCCTATTCCGAGAAAGGTGTCTACTATTTTGCAGGAATCCCCTCCTAAGTATCAAATCTGTGTTATCTTATAG
- the LOC141600336 gene encoding uncharacterized protein LOC141600336, whose amino-acid sequence MAFQTAFKERLEDMDNTRNQRLTLLQAEKDLQKNKSVVLSAKHSNISLLEQRCLILDQTFASDNLRISSLKSQIQLLHRTFQSSSKHFRDLSVQVEELEQLDRERDINYSVNSAKINKFTVETQTFASELRIQVEELRCRRNKLKLLCSELQKNNGDVQNVDIQAAEIRNSELLALKKKVVITRESNERERAELQKQLQSLR is encoded by the exons ATGGCGTTTCAGACAGCATTCAAAGAGAGATTAGAAGACATGGACAACACACGAAATCAACGCCTCACTCTCCTCCAG GCTGAGAAAGATTTGCAGAAGAACAAATCAGTTGTTTTATCCGCCAAACATTCCAATATTAGTTTACTGGAGCAGCGTTGCTTAATCTTAGATCAAACCTTTGCTTCTGACAATCTTCGTATCTCTTCTCTTAAATCTCAAATCCAATTACTCCACCGCACTTTCCAATCTTCTTCCAAACACTTCAG AGATTTGAGTGTTCAGGTGGAGGAACTTGAGCAATTGGATAGGGAGAGGGATATTAATTACTCTGTTAACTCTGCTAAAATCAACAAATTTACGGTTGAAACTCAGACCTTTGCTTCCGAGCTTAGGATTCAAGTCGAGGAACTAAGGTGTCGCCGGAATAAG CTGAAGTTACTCTGTTCAGAACTTCAGAAGAACAATGGAGATGTGCAGAATGTTGACATACAAGCAGCTGAGATAAGAAACTCTGAACTTCTGGCTTTGAAGAAAAAAGTGGTCATTACAAGAGAGTCTAATGAACGAGAAAGAGCAGAGTTGCAAAAGCAGCTTCAGAGTCTGAGGTGA